Proteins encoded together in one Myxocyprinus asiaticus isolate MX2 ecotype Aquarium Trade chromosome 9, UBuf_Myxa_2, whole genome shotgun sequence window:
- the LOC127445959 gene encoding mitochondrial glutamate carrier 1-like, whose protein sequence is MSQQISLPAKLINGGIAGVVGVTCVFPIDLAKTRLQNQRQGQQVYKNMIDCLIKTVRSEGYFGMYRGAAVNLTLVTPEKAIKLAANDFFRHHLAKDGRGLSVFKEMLAGCGAGMCQVVITTPMEMLKIQLQDAGRLAAQQRKPGILTPKRLVATNTVLSRYYNVVPSSAPRAVSATQIARELLHTQGIQGLYKGLGATLLRDVPFSIVYFPLFANLNKLGKPSPDSVAPFYWSFLSGCVAGSTAAVAVNPCDVVKTRLQSLNKSANEETYSGIIDCFSKIMKREGPSAFLKGATCRALVIAPLFGIVQVMYFIGVGEFIMSQSPLKLISD, encoded by the exons ATGTCTCAACAGATCAG cctcCCTGCCAAACTGATCAATGGTGGCATTGCGGGCGTCGTAGGGGTCACTTGTGTGTTTCCCATCGATTTAGCCAAGACCAGACTACAGAACCAGAGACAAGGCCAGCAAGTTTACAAGAACAT GATTGACTGTCTGATCAAAACTGTACGATCTGAGGGATACTTTGGCATGTATAGAG GTGCTGCGGTTAATCTAACATTGGTCACTCCTGAAAAGGCCATCAAACTGGCTGCCAACGACTTCTTTCGGCATCACCTTGCCAAAGATGG GAGAGGGCTGTCTGTATTTAAAGAGATGTTGGCTGGATGTGGTGCTGGCATGTGCCAGGTTGTCATTACTACACCAATGGAGATGCTAAAAATTCAGCTACAGGATGCTGGGAGACTAG CTGCTCAGCAGAGAAAGCCAGGCATCCTCACTCCCAAAAGATTGGTGGCCACAAACACAGTGTTGAGTCGCTACTATAACGTCGTGCCCAGCTCTGCTCCCAGGGCTGTATCTGCTACCCAGATCGCAAGAGAGCTGCTGCACACTCAAGGCATTCAGGGTCTCTACAAAGGCCTTGGCGCAACTCTACTGAG AGATGTGCCCTTCTCAATTGTCTACTTCCCTCTCTTTGCAAATTTGAACAAATTGGGTAAGCCCTCCCCTGACAGCGTGGCGCCATTTTATTGGTCATTCCTGTCCGGTTGTGTTGCGGGTTCCACAGCTGCTGTGGCCGTTAACCCATGTgatg TTGTTAAAACCAGACTGCAGTCTCTGAACAAAAGTGCCAATGAGGAAACCTACAGTGGCATAATTGACTGTTTCAG CAAAATTATGAAGCGGGAAGGGCCATCTGCTTTCCTAAAGGGGGCGACCTGCAGGGCTCTAGTCATTGCACCACTGTTTGGCATTGTGCAGGTCATGTACTTTATCGGGGTTGGAGAGTTTATCATGAGCCAGTCCCCTCTAAAGCTAATATCTGACTGA